The sequence below is a genomic window from Amia ocellicauda isolate fAmiCal2 chromosome 6, fAmiCal2.hap1, whole genome shotgun sequence.
AGCAACCAGTGGAGCCATGGTCTTTCCAGGACTTTTGATACCTGGCCAGTGCTTTAAAGAAGACATTATttagttaaaagaaaaatatctCCAGCAAATGTGTACTTCTACAGTAAATTGGGAACACACTGTATTAAGCCAGAAAATAAATTGGGCAGACAAAATGAGatgtaacaatatttaaatagtAATACTAATTAAAAAGCACACACTTGGTATGTTTAACTCTGAACCGTTTCAATTTATTTGGCTCTGATTTTCAAATTTGAAAATCAGTTAAGACATAGCAATTGACACACTGTAATGGAGAAGAATTGGAGGTATGGAACACAACTCCTCACTGTCCCAGTTATTTTGGGCTGCAGTTGCTCTTAATCAGCACTCTCTGGTGCCTCCAGGGAACATTCagcaccacaaacacacactggagGGCCTGGGATAGAACAGAAGGAAGGTGTTTAGGAGAACAGTTCATTTTAtactgtaaaaatgtaatgtgttaaaaaataaacaagctaTACATAGAATTCCATTATTTCAAGGAGAAATATCTGGCGGTGAAATATTTATGTTaacaagatttatttttaataatatgatTTAACTTTAGGAAAAATATCACTTTAAGAACATCAGTCTCTTCATTAATCTTGATATTACCCAATCCTATAAAATAAGCTAATATatctaaataatataatttcagaAATGCTATTATCAGGCAATAATTTATAATATAGTATGCTAGTTGTGTTATAACTATTATCTTTATAAAGCAAATGACTTAcctaatgtaaaacaaatacacagtgGAAATCGTTTTGTGAGAGGAAGACTCCTAATAATTAAATGGTATGATGGAGCAAGCGATGTATGTCAGCTGCTGAATTACCGTTAAATTAACCAGTATATGCACAGTTAATTAAATGTTAGTCTACTAGCTAACTACTGTACCTGTATTAATAATCCCAGAATAAATTAATCTGGACCTAAGAGCACTAGAATCACATTTGGTTATAATTAATCACTTCTGTTTATCTATGAATTTTATATGCACACAATGCATTGGCAGAATAATTGGTAGAAATTATTTTTCGTAGCACTAAGATTTTGAGAGCAGCCAATATTGTATAATAAATGGTGACAGGCTTTATGCCCAGTATAACCTAGCCTCTGGTTGGATAGCACATTGTTAAAGTTTACCTTTGCTTGTGCAGGGGCTGTCATAACTGGGCAAGACTCCAAGCCAGTGCTCTCTCCTTTCTTACACTGGGTGAGCTGCAGCTCCACGTCCATTGTGTACTCCCCTCCACCGATGGCCTTAAACAGAGAGTTGTACTGCTCAATGAAGTGTCACCAACACTTCATTGTGCAGCACTGTGACAGCCTGCCACTGAATTGACTCTTCAACCCAGATGTTGTGATAGAGCCATGAAAGACTATTGAATgacatttaatgaaaataagtaCAGAATAAACAAGGATTATGAATGAGAGGGAAAATAAATTGATGTTTTGGTGAGACTCACAATTTACAAACTAGCATTAAGAAGTTTGATATGTCTACTGACATTAGATCttcaaattccaatttaaaatAACGAGTGAGAGTTAAAAGTTAAAAGATTTCCACTAAACAAcctataaacattttaatatttaaaataaaaatcttgcTGAAGAGTAACACGGCCTACTACTACACTAGTACATTTTTCTACTGTTTCAAAATAAGTGGTCACCAGATTGCACAATACTCTACCTTCATTGTCACTGTGTCGAACTTGGTGATTTTGTAGAGGTAGGGCTCCTTGCTGAAGTAATTGAAGGACTCCAGGGCGAAGGCAGTGGAGCCGTACACCTCTTCGCTGTTGGGATCGGCATCAACCACTTCTAGAGGAGCTGCTGACACAGTGAGGAGAGCTGAGGAGAGGAGAATGCAGAGGAACTGCCAGTAGTCTGCCATCTTCTACTGCTTTTCACACTGAAGAGAGGGACTGGACACTGAACAGCAGAATGGGCCTTTATGTAGGACAGTGTAGCTACCTAGCCCTGGATCATGATACAATATTTACTCTTCCTGTTTATCTACCATGAAATGTTTGGATAGGTCTTTCAAAGTTAATGTTTAACAGGTGGACTTGGAGTCATTCAGAATGCTGTAAATTAAATAGTGCCCAGAATGGTGGAGAAACATTCAATCAGTGCTATTGTGGAAATACAGTAGGTGTCATCCCCCCCTTATTAAACACTggagattaaatacatttttattatttaaagttttgTGTAACTGTATAATTGCTAACATATTTTTCTGTACAAAGAGCATATCCAACCCATGTTGCAATATTGGTTATAGCCccaaaagaagaaacaaacaaaaaaagctacTGTTGCAAAAGCTGTTGTCTACATTGAGTGTACTTAACCTCCACATCAGATTCATATTCCAGATTAACTGTGTTTGTTAATCATGCTGAGACAATAAAAACATGCTGTGTTTTATATTACACATTGCACACTGTTTTTTCTCCAAAGTCAAAAATTGGACTCCACCCAGTCAAGAGCACTGCATGAAAAGTTAAATCTAGAGAGTTTGGAGAGAAGGACTTGGTGGTTGATGGTGTCAAAAGCCTTCCATAGATCAAGGAAGACCACCCctacaataccccctatatccagcttttttaataataaaaccacacaaaagaaagaaagaggagcAACCACTTCAGTAATAATAAGACAACCAGTGACAGATTAATAATAAGTGCACACATTGGAAAAttaaaagtgaaaagaaacttGAACCCAGATACAATTCCTACATACAGGAAGCTTTAATTAGGAAGTAACCGGAAGTTCCGCCTTGATTGATACTCGCACTTACTGAGAAGACGAAAGCATCCATTTTGAAAAAGCTACAAGGAGAGTCATAGACTTTAGATTGCTTAAAATATAGTAAATACATTATATCTACACTGAAAAGCTGCATTTAGACAAACAAATTCCTTTCATTAAAAAAGCCCTGGTCGGGTGgacgctctcctacactcagcacatcaccacgctgacacacacatacgcttggactgcaactccctcctggccggcctgcctgcaactactacccgcccactccagctcatccagaactctgcggctcgtctggtattctctctgccccgattcgcacatgctactccactgctccgctccctccactggctcctgataccagcacgcattcagttcaagacattgaccctcacgctgtctcgaccacactgcatcaagttaccttcagtccctcatctctccatacatcccctgcactccccttcctccagagccgctccttttcatcgctggcccctaagtggtggaacaaccttcacattgaagtcaaaacagtggccctgacctccttccggcgattactcaagatgcatcttttcagactctacttttcatttagtcattcattctcctgtaagattgcacttatacaacgttttgtccTACTCTTCTCtttgccttgaactgcactgcattattgtatgtattgtatgtatgctgtattattacactttgtattgctcctatattttgtaagtcgccctggacaagggcatctgctaataaataaataataataataagccttTAAACCTACAGTTTCATGCTGGGGCACAGTTTgtggaactgggaatagacCCTGACACAGATGACCCCCATGCTACAATGTCATATTTTCTATGGGGTTGGATTGTCAGAATTCCAAGGGTTGCTTTCTCCCATGAAAAATCAACTCCCAAAAATCATAGTAGTTCTTTTTAAGGTACAGTAGATTTTTGCTTGGGAGCAATTTCTGGAACTGGAAACGTACACCCCAAATAGTTTACACTATTTTTCCATTTGGTTGATTAACTAGGCTTATTAGTGTTCCGAGGCATacttttcagtaatttagacATCAGTAATTCCGTTTTATACCTACATTTTAGTTCAATACAGCTCTACACAGTCATTTCAGCTTCACAATAATCTATTAATTTATTACTATGCAATCCCTTGAGCAAAAAAACATGCAACTAGTCTACATGTGTCCCAGGCTGTAATGCTAGCCACATTCAAAATGTCATGGCTACTAGCAAAACACGGCAAGCCATTCAGTGAAGGTGAACTAGTTAAGAAGTGTCTCTTTGAAGATTTGAGCAACAAGAATGAGATCATTCATAGAATACAGATTTTACATTTGAGCAATGATACAGTTATATAACGAATTGTAGAAATGTCTGAGATCATGATGACACAGCTTAAAGCTAAAGTAGTCTCTGCCTCTGCACTGAGCTTAGCAACAAACGAATCCACTGACATAGGAGTTGTTGCCCAACTTTGCATTTCCGTCTGACGCATAACTCCAAGATCAAACTCTGGGTGAAGACATTCACAGAGCAATTAGTGAAGCCTGCTAAAGACATGAACATAACAGCATCATCCGTGGTTTCACGGACAGTGCCCCAGCAATGACTGGTAAGCACAATGGACTTGTCTCTGAAATGCTGAAGGACTATCCTTATTTgttaaaggtagggtatgcaatcttttccagaaacattttttgttatactggttgaaagtctcttcacatcctgatagcaatcaataattgaagtggtctaaatgtaatatatatatggaagggacaggactaaaaaagcatcgaccaatcattgcattcggtccgaatgtaatgataggatgtccttcctgtctgtcaatctatacttgcataccgccgcgcaacttgtttgcgcagacaatcacacgtcatcagcgtgGCAACTTTGTGCAGAGCGAGCGTGAGAATGGAAGGCGAaccgcagctactatttttaaaaacataataagcCTTATGCAGCAAATTAACTGATGGATACCTAACAAGAGTGATGGACACGGTCATGACATTGTTGGGTGAAGTGAATGCTGCCTACTAGGACGTCATTCTGCACAGTCAAGTGAGGTGGTTAAGCTGGGACAATGGGCAGATTTTTCTCATTACTACATGAAATAGACCACTTCATGGCATTGGTGAGGGAGAGCAATTTCAAGACTTAAAAGACAAGCACTGGAAAACCAATCTAGCATTCCTCTGTGACATCACAGCTCATCTGAACAGGCTGAATCTGCAGTTGCCAGGTGAGGGGAAACACACTGGTGTGCAGTGTTGACCGTTTCAAAATTAAGCTAATATTGTATGCTGCACAATTAGAAGGTAGTGATCTCTGTCATTTACCAATTCTGAATGAAACATGTAAGGGGGCTTTGGAAAAGACACTGGTACAATGAGGCTCTCCAGGTACAGAGTTGTAAATGACGGCTCTACAGGCTTTAAGACTTTAAGCTGTTAAGGGTACTGCTCTTAACTGTTAAACCACACCAAATTTGTCTAACTGTGAACCAATTTATttggtgaaataaaaaaattaatcacaaaaaataattattgtttgCTTCAAGTAAGGCTTTAGCTTCAACTATTTATTAGTAATAGTACTCTGTATTACTCTGTATTAGAAAGAGTATAGagtgaaattaattaaacatagCAGTGCTAAACTGGTCCAAATGGATCAAATTGTGTTAAACATGTAGAAAATTCAAGATAAGCTTAAGGGTATTTATAAGTCATAAACAAGGGTATTGAATGGGTGgatgtcacatttttaaaaaggtgcTTCTGCAGCCATTTATGGGTATGTGTTTCATTCTCTGGCACACCTAACTTAACCCCCAGTTATCTAGAAAAGGAAGGACTGCCCAAGGGACTCGAgatgtgagctctctgtgtgtcttgtgttgttgttgtgccgCTGGCGTCCACTGGACCTTGCCCTCCTGGAGTGTGGAGGTCATCTGccctgtctgtctgggcacccCCCGGGGCCCATTCACGTTCAGGACGCCACCGCCATGACCGAGCAACAGTAGGGGCTCAGTGGAGCCGAGTTTCCACCTCTACCTGAGCCCCTCTGGTTGTGCCTCCACAGGCAGCAGAGTGAAGAGGGAGACCGTCGGAGTGGCACCCCCGGgtcccctcctcctcttcctcaccaCCGCTGGCTCCCTCCCTGCCGAGGCTTTATTTCTGATGTTTTCCTgctgtacacttgcacaaaaagGGGTCACAGTGAACAGTTCATTTGTTAACTAAATACGGTGCTTGACATGTGGGTTTGCGTTCATGTAGCACAGATTTCCTCatttctgtgcagatctgcgctgctccaccaatgggatctgtggaattgtgcagctctgtgcagaaccacggaaatctgcgcaacacgaGCACAACCtgcaacaaacataaaataagcacacaaacaaaaaccttttcATTGTAATTAGATTGTATTCAATATCTCAAACTCATGGCCACAGAAAACCACCGGTAATTAACTTAAAGTCACACAATCTTTTTTGCTGACTGAAGTCTCTTGTAACCTGAATCACAAATGAGACACCACGGACAAAATAACTCTTTCCACTCCCTACCCATAGTAACCATTCTACATTTAGCAACCGTCATCTTTCCACCAACAGTAGGTTATTAATAAATGCAGAATCAATGCTCTTATTTGTTGCCGAGTGCAAGAAAACGTCCCTTTAATTTACCGATCGAACATGATTTGGGGACACCGCAATcgcagaaataaataatttttaattattgcaTAACACTGCATGCATTCTCATTCAAATTCATATAAAACCGAGTAGTTATATGCATCTGATAAGATATCACGACTCTGTAGTTTCTATTCAATACTAcgatggtaaaaaaaaaaaagtgtgcttAAAGACACCAAACTCAACATAGGAAAACAAACGTTGTATTTCGTTATCAATTAATATGTTATAATATCAGTCTAAATCAGTTGATAATGAATGAAAGCAAGGCAGACAATATTTCTGAGCCATTTTAGTTCAAAAATATACTTGTGTTTGTGATGACTACAAAGCATGGGACAACATGGCGtctaaaaatatttttgtgatcaaattattaattacacGAAAATggtaaggatttcaattttgaaacgattatattaattaattaattttctatTTCTATCAATGCATGTTATGAtttatattcatgtttttcatttttaactaTTGCCAAATTGGTAATCGCCTTCAGTGGTACATGTTTTGAGAGAACGACCCATATCTTTTTTCCATCCTATCAATGCTATTCTTAATGCTTTGCATAAAACTGCatacacatttttatgtttgttattattctgaatagaagatacattttaatgaattaaatACTTCACATTGTAAAAGCTAGGCCTTCCTTACATAGGAAAGTCCAAAGACTTGTACTGATAAATCAGCgttgtgatgtgctgagtgtaggcgAGTaagtggtaagagaaaccatgggatgcgatgagggggcccatggagcgagtgtagagatagaacaggagggggcccaggatggagccttggggtacacctgtaaggagaggttggggggtgaaaGAGGAaccatgtcacttgataggtccggtcattgaggtaggaggaaaaccaggtgagagcagtcccagagattccaaggtcagcgaggcaggagaggaggatggagtgattgacagtgtcaaatgctgctgagagatcaaggaggatgaggactgaggagagggaggccaccctaGCACAACTGATGGAGCTGAtggactgccaggagagcagtctcagtggagtgagcaatgcggaagccagattgcagaggatccaggagtgagtgatgggaaagaaatgcagagagctgatggtggacagcaCGCTGGAGGGTCTTTGAGaagaaggggagtagggagacagggcggtagttctgtgGAGAGGTaaggtcaagggtaggtttcttgaggagtgggttgacagcagcttgtttaaatgcagaggggaaacagccagaaagtagtgaggagttgaggaggtaggacatgaaggggagtagatcggGAGCAATTACTTGGTggaggcgagtggggagagggtccagggcacacgttgtaaatactgtttattaggtttagtatttttacatttcttaaaatagaacaatttcaattttaatacttatgattaaaatcgtttaaaatatcagttcttaaaatcacttaaaatttttaaaatcttgtgatttttttaacaaaactaaaacaataaactttaaaataaacgtgctcaaatcaaataaacaaaacgtgataaaagcaaaaactgcacaccaacaaaaaagtcaaatacattgaagataacagaaaatgcaatagacaaaataaagaaacaattaaaaagtaaaaataaaaaacaaacaaaaaagtctaat
It includes:
- the LOC136751416 gene encoding cystatin-SN; its protein translation is MADYWQFLCILLSSALLTVSAAPLEVVDADPNSEEVYGSTAFALESFNYFSKEPYLYKITKFDTVTMKAIGGGEYTMDVELQLTQCKKGESTGLESCPVMTAPAQAKALQCVFVVLNVPWRHQRVLIKSNCSPK